A single genomic interval of Musa acuminata AAA Group cultivar baxijiao chromosome BXJ3-4, Cavendish_Baxijiao_AAA, whole genome shotgun sequence harbors:
- the LOC135636943 gene encoding annexin-like protein RJ4 yields MATLTIPHPVPSAAEDAEHIRKAVQGWGTDEKALILVLAHRDAAQRKHIQLAYEEMYNENLIKRLESELTGHFERAVYRWIFDPIDREAVMAYVALKKTFNYQVIIEIACVNSSKELLAVKEAYHARYKHSLEEDVAAHTVGDFRKLLVALVSTYRYGGDEIDISLAKSEARILQDVINQKKLNHEETIRILGTRSKAQLNATFNCYREDYGTPIEESLAGEAPNEFASALRMAIGCIVNPQPYFVEVLHDALSKPDTDEDTLTRVIVMHAEKDLRGIKEMYQSRNNVPLEQAVRQKTSGDYKTFLLALIGN; encoded by the exons ATGGCGACTCTTACGATCCCCCATCCAGTTCCTTCTGCGGCTGAAGACGCCGAGCACATCCGGAAGGCCGTCCAAG GATGGGGAACTGATGAGAAGGCATTGATTTTGGTATTGGCACATAGAGATGCGGCTCAAAGAAAGCACATACAATTGGCTTATGAAGAAATGTACAATGAGAATCTGATCAAACGACTCGAATCTGAACTCACCGGACACTTTGAG AGGGCTGTCTACCGCTGGATATTTGACCCAATCGACCGTGAGGCTGTGATGGCTTACGTGGCTTTGAAGAAGACTTTCAACTACCAAGTGATCATAGAAATTGCTTGTGTGAACTCTTCAAAAGAGCTTTTAGCTGTGAAGGAGGCTTACCATGCTCGATACAAACACTCGTTGGAGGAAGATGTTGCTGCTCACACTGTTGGAGATTTCCGCAAG CTTTTGGTTGCACTAGTGAGCACATACCGATACGGGGGAGATGAGATCGATATAAGCTTAGCTAAATCGGAGGCCAGGATTCTTCAAGATGTCATAAATCAGAAGAAATTAAACCATGAAGAGACCATCAGAATCTTGGGTACTAGAAGCAAGGCACAACTCAATGCTACTTTTAATTGCTACCGAGAGGATTACGGCACGCCCATCGAAGAG TCTTTGGCCGGTGAAGCTCCAAATGAATTCGCATCGGCACTACGGATGGCAATCGGATGCATCGTCAATCCGCAGCCGTACTTTGTGGAG GTACTACACGATGCTCTCAGCAAACCGGACACCGACGAAGACACACTCACTCGCGTGATTGTTATGCATGCCGAGAAGGACTTGAGGGGGATCAAGGAGATGTATCAGAGCAGAAACAATGTTCCTCTTGAGCAGGCAGTGCGCCAAAAGACTTCAGGCGACTACAAGACCTTTCTCCTTGCTTTGATTGGAAACTGA
- the LOC135635956 gene encoding pentatricopeptide repeat-containing protein At2g13600-like has protein sequence MSNTTLLKEAQRFHAALLTSGFRNHAYRCNLLLRAYARCGALSHARSLLLQMPLPTLVSFNTLLSGFVRSGRIDDAIDLFDAMPATDAHSYNTVICGLVRIHRVREAFARFLRMARSHVRPDDFTCSTIVACCDLSGGRQLHALMVKVASLTSDPFAGTNLLRMYGDAGEMCDARKVFDEMGHRDLTSWNVLIDCYFKSGMGELCIKIFVEMVRDRIRLDEFTLATVMNELASCSSVSKGMQVHSLVVRAGFIMDRFCCNALLNLYSKGGFVSSAMKLFDDMTDPDVVSWTIMISGLEVGGHISDAFEVFNSMRMAEVEPNSFTFGTLIGCCANVNAFDIGKQFHALVLKNGLELDVVVGSTIANMYSKCGEITDALRLFQSLPERDIVSWNGVICGLAQNGEATTALQLFDEMVQLRLNGIMPNHVTFVGVLTACSRAGLIRKGCSIFNDMVDVYSCEPQAEHYACMVDLFARSGLLEEAEVIIQSLSTEPNIILWGALLGACKSRGNLVMAKRIVKRLYVSEPMNSSNYVLLANLYAANKEWDDVFKVRNKISTIGVQKVAGSSWVEIRGKVYSFTSGDAHNAET, from the coding sequence ATGAGCAATACGACGTTGCTGAAAGAAGCTCAAAGGTTTCATGCCGCCTTGCTTACATCTGGCTTCCGAAATCACGCCTACCGTTGCAACCTGCTGCTCCGCGCATACGCTCGATGCGGCGCCCTGTCCCACGCCCGTTCCCTCCTACTCCAAATGCCCCTCCCCACCCTCGTCTCCTTCAACACCCTCCTCTCTGGCTTCGTCCGCTCCGGCCGCATCGACGACGCCATCGACCTATTCGACGCCATGCCGGCCACCGATGCTCACTCTTACAACACCGTCATCTGCGGTCTCGTCCGCATCCACCGCGTCCGGGAAGCCTTCGCTCGTTTCCTCCGCATGGCCCGCAGTCATGTCAGGCCCGACGACTTCACCTGCTCGACGATCGTCGCTTGCTGCGATCTGTCTGGGGGGCGACAGCTCCATGCGCTGATGGTGAAGGTCGCGTCGCTGACTTCAGACCCTTTTGCTGGCACCAATCTGCTGAGGATGTACGGGGACGCGGGTGAGATGTGTGACGCAAGGAAGGTGTTTGATGAAATGGGTCACCGGGACCTGACGTCGTGGAATGTATTGATAGATTGTTATTTTAAATCTGGGATGGGCGAATTATGCATCAAGATATTCGTGGAGATGGTCAGGGATCGAATTCGACTGGATGAGTTCACTTTAGCAACTGTTATGAACGAACTTGCAAGCTGCTCGTCGGTGAGCAAAGGCATGCAGGTGCATTCATTGGTCGTGAGAGCCGGGTTTATTATGGATCGTTTCTGTTGCAATGCTTTGTTGAATTTGTACTCGAAGGGAGGATTTGTTAGTTCGGCCATGAAATTGTTCGATGATATGACTGATCCAGATGTGGTTTCTTGGACCATCATGATTTCAGGTCTAGAGGTGGGTGGCCATATCAGTGATGCTTTTGAGGTTTTCAATTCGATGCGGATGGCTGAAGTGGAGCCTAACTCTTTCACTTTTGGTACTTTGATTGGTTGCTGTGCAAATGTTAATGCATTTGATATTGGAAAGCAATTTCATGCCCTTGTTCTTAAGAATGGGTTGGAACTTGATGTTGTTGTAGGGAGCACAATTGCGAATATGTACTCAAAATGTGGTGAGATAACTGATGCTCTGAGACTCTTCCAGAGCTTGCCTGAGAGGGATATCGTTTCCTGGAATGGTGTTATTTGTGGGCTTGCTCAGAACGGAGAAGCTACCACAGCCCTACAATTATTTGATGAGATGGTTCAATTACGCCTGAACGGCATAATGCCAAATCATGTCACTTTTGTCGGTGTCTTGACTGCATGCTCCAGAGCAGGGCTCATCCGCAAGGGTTGCAGCATCTTCAATGACATGGTTGATGTGTACTCATGTGAGCCCCAAGCTGAGCATTATGCTTGTATGGTAGACTTATTTGCACGCTCAGGATTACTGGAAGAAGCAGAGGTTATTATTCAATCCTTGTCGACTGAGCCTAACATTATACTCTGGGGAGCACTACTTGGAGCATGCAAAAGCCGTGGAAATCTTGTCATGGCAAAGCGCATTGTAAAACGACTTTATGTGTCTGAACCAATGAACTCATCCAATTATGTGCTTCTCGCGAATCTGTATGCTGCTAACAAAGAGTGGGATGATGTGTTCAAGGTTAGAAATAAGATCTCTACAATTGGAGTTCAAAAAGTAGCTGGGAGTAGTTGGGTTGAAATCAGGGGAAAAGTTTATTCTTTTACATCAGGTGATGCACATAATGCAGAGACCTAA